tattttcttattattttAATTATGAATCTGGGCCTTTTAAGTGACCCttgaaactgggccgttttgtggccaaCCCATATATATGTTTCATGTTTTTTAAAATGCGTTTATTTTCTTTTTTAGttatttaattattatttttaatcccGTCCACCCCGGACACGATTTGGGTATGGCCGCGCGGTGGGCGCACGCATGACCCAATGGACACAACCGGACACGGGCGTACCCATCGGCGCCCCAAAGGGACAGATTCGGGCTAATCCGGGCGTTCGTTTGGGGTCGCGTGATGGAGTTGGCCTAATCTCTATCTGTTTTATCTCTGCATAGAACTTTGGCATACGCTACTAGTACAACAGTGCTACTGGTGCCCATCGGCGCCCCAAAGGGATAGATTCGGGCCAATCCGGATGTTCGTTTGGGGTCgcgtggtggagttggcctaattTCTATCTGTTTTATCTCTGCATAGAACTTGGCATACGCTACTAGTACAACAGTGCTACTGGTGCTCGGCTAGAGCAACCGGGGAAAGAAAGCAAACTTGCAAAACTAGAGTAGGCGTCTCCTCTCCTCTGGTCTGTCTTCCTCGTTTTGAGGCCAAGCCAGCAAACCAAGAAACCCAACCAAAGACCGGCCAAGCAAGCTACCCCCACATGCTACATGGAGGGGAGGGTGGGCATTGCGGTGGCAGGTGGCCATGAAGCCGCTCTCGGCCTGTTCAGAGCAGATGTTTCCATGGCGGAGCCGCAAGGAGCAGCCAAGGTGGAGTACCGCTCCTCTCCCTCCTCGCCGTCGACCTCCCCGACGCAGTCCCCGCCGCAGGCCTCGGCTGGCCACGGAGGAGGGTACGCGGCCGCGACGCCGCATGCGTGGAGCTTCggcggtgagcaggaaaggccgagCGAGGCCAGCGCGGGGGACAACGGCAATGGCAACGGCATGCAGATGGCGGGTGACGGCGAGCAGGTGGCCGGCTTGAGCTCCGAGCGGCGCAGGGGCCGGCCGCGCGGCACGGGGAGACGACAGATCCTAGCCACCCTAGGTCCGTATGCTCCTTCTGGAATCGAAACCTTCTTCTTGAGCGACCCAAAGCTTCCATTTTTGCTGTTCGGGTTCTTGCCATTTTTGCTCCCCCTTGTGCATTTCTATTCCAGTGCTGGGATGGGGTCCAGTTTGGGCGGTATCTGTTACTAGGACAGTTCTGCTGTTCTTGACTCTCATCTTGTCGCATCCATCTCCTATGTTATTAAAGTGATTCCTATGTTTAATCTCCACTTATTCTCACCAACCTTTACCTGTGCTCTTCTCCCATTTATTCTCACTAACCTAACTTGCGTACGCATTATTGTCAGATTTTTTCTGGCAGGGTTGAACTAATCGACCTTGTCCGTTAGAAAGTTAGATGATTTCGTACTTATATGCTAACCTTGATTAAGGTCCTTGTTTCATGCTCTCCAGTAGTTCAGTGACCTAGAAAACTAGTGTAATTGTTTGCCTGATTGCAATCCTTAAATACTTGTGATTTGTGAAGCGGAATGGTATGCGCTCTCAGCTGGAGGGAGCTTCACACCGCATGTCATCATCGTCCCAGCTAGAGAGGTAATTAATTAGCGTCTTTGACATCTTAAACCTCTACTTTTCCATTACATTGTGAATTTTTGTGATCTAGTGGCGGATGGGTGTTGTAATTTGAGAAACACATCCATGTTCTTGTCCGATTTGGTTTGTAGGATGTGGCGGCGCGCATAATGTCATTCTCCCAAAGGGGTCCGCGCTCGGTCTGCATCCTCGCTGCCAGTGGGACCATCTCCAATGTGGCATTCAACAAGCCTGGCTCTTCTGGCTCATCTGATAGCACCTTCACCTACGAGGTACTactatgcaacaaaaatgacatcaAGAATTTGCTGTTTGCCTCTTATCACTTTTTTCCTTCAAGAACGCGCAACAGGGTTGCGTGCCTATgtattaagagagagagagagagcaaccaAACATTTTACAAGAATTGCTATTGTGAATCTCTGTTGAATGTTTCATTTGTCGTGAGTAGTTTGGACTCTGCAAATTTGTCTTTATTTAGGTTACAGTATTGTTTAGTACTAGTACACAATGCAAATTGGCTAATGGCTATGTACATATGTGGATGGATGAATTTCTTGCCTATTTTAACTGGTCTGTTGTGTCTTACTGATTCAAACTGAAAATATTTCGTGCATCTGATTTCCAGGGCCTGTTTGAGATTCTTCAGCTGACTGGCTCCTTTACAATGGCCGAGGAAGGTGGCCGGAAGAGGACCGGTGGGCTCAGTGTGTCACTTGCTGGCCCCGATGGTCGTGTCATTGGCGGAGTAGTCGCCGGTATGCTGCGTGCTGCCACTCCAATCCAGGTATAGCCCCGGCTTTTCAAGTTCTCTCACACCTTCTGCATTCTGAAACCATCTTTTCTTCCTTCTCTAACACAAACCGTCTGAACAGGTGATTGTGGGGAGCTTCCTACCAAACAGTCTGAAGCAGCATCAGAGGAGGATGGGCCTGCACCCGCAACCATCTGCCGTTCCGGCGCTGCCCGTGGCTGACGCCCCTCCTCCGGTGCTCACAGCTGCAATGCCCATCTCTCAGGCGGCTCCCAGCAATGGTCGCCATGGGCCTCCAGTCCCCATGGCGCCCCTGCAAGTCCATGCCAATGTGGAGCACACTGCAACCACCGGCCCCATGAACCTCAACTCAAGCTCCGCAGGCTTCACCATGGTCGGCTGGCCTGTTGGCGCACAACCCATGGGTCACAGGCCTTCCCCTGATACCAACCTCTGCTTGACTCCCCAGGAGTAGAATCTGCTGCCGTTTTGTTTTGGTCTCCTCATCACTGACACATTTTGCAGGGCGTTGACTGGGTTCTATCGTAATCAGCTAGATCAACAGTCCAGTTGGGGGAGAAGCTAGGCTAGAGTGAGGACAATTTAGCCCTAATCTGATAGAGTGATAGGTGATGTTCTTACGTGATCCTTAATTAGGAGAGACTTTTCAATTTGTTCTGGGCTGTTCATTGTGATTTCTGCCATTGCTGTAACGGTTACTTGTAGTACTTTAATCAGTGGTTACCTTCTAACTCCATGTCTGAACGTAGTCTGTGGCCTGTTTCCAGAGTCACTGCCTTTTGTTGATGTGTGTACTTTTGATTTAGTGCAATTTGCATAAATTTTGAATTTGTATCTGCACTTAGGGCCTGTTTCTAGAGTCACTGCCTCCTGTTGACGTGTGTTACTTTCAAGTAGTCCAATTTGCATAAAATTTGAATTTGTACATGCACTTAGGGCCTGTTTGGATCGCAGCCAGTAACCACCCTACCAAAATCCTATTGTTGACTGAGGGCGTGGGCGGGGCGTTTCGATGGCTGCGCCCCAATTTAGTAGGGCGGGTGTGGGCGGCATCCAAACATGCCCTTAATATCGAGAAGGGAAAGACCTAGAAATAGACATGAGTCATGGGGCCACAAGTTTGTGACATGTGTGTCATTTATACAACATTGTTGTGGGCTTGTGGTTCTATCCATGAAGCAGCAATTTCTTAAAGTAAATTTGCTGGACCGGTAAAAATATTTGTCCTCCAATATTTTTTTGGGGAAGCTTAAGTCTCCAGCATATTGATATACACAATTGCACATTTTATTCTTGTTTTTAGAACAGAGGCATAAGATGTgctcggctttaaattaataaatcaTGAAACATGCAAAGTAGCCAAGTGTTCTTACAGATGACATCTAACATAGTAGCAAGCGAATAGAATTGCGGTGTCAAAGAGGCGGCTAGGCTCCTTCATGCCATaaaagatgtactccctccgtaaagaatataagagcatttagatctctCTCGAAACAGGCGTTGGTGAGGTAGCTCTCTTACAAACCCGATCTTGAGATATCCATCACATGTAGAACACACGCGACTACGCTACCAGCAACGAACACCGGAAGAACTAAACATCCCCACACTACGACCTAACACACCTAAGCTCCACGACAACGCTCTCAAGAGGGAAAATGTCGCCCAGCGTCGCTGCTGCCGAGTTCACACCAGAATGGGTATTCACCCGGAGCCCTAACACGAAGAGAAGAAGCACAACGACGTCTGCAAGAAGATATCAGCACCCTCGTGTGTCGTCGGCGGCCGCGCCGAGGCATGGAGCTTTCGCTCGGCAACTCACCAGAGACACTACGAGGCCACCAGGAGGAGAGCAACAATGACATAACCCCAGATCCAGATCGGGACGCTGCCCATCCAGGGAAGGGGGCACATCCGAGCTACCCAACACAGCACCTCCCGTTGCCCACACAACTGGGGAGTGAAGCCACCACCACCGCAAATGGTGCCTGTTGAAGAGCAACCATGCGGGCCACCATCCGGGGCTCGGCATCTCTATCACTAGATACCGTGTGCCGCACCCATCACAACACACTCAACCACGGTATCAGTTCTCGGGTCTGGGTAGGTGCCTCCACCGTAGGAGACACCCACACCTGCATCCCCAGCCAGTGCCAAGTGGACTGGAGGGACACGACTCCGAGACTGCCAACGGCCACCGGCAAGCCATCACGGGGCCCATGGCCAGGCGAGCTCACACGGTGCCAAGTCCGTGGTCACGGCGCTGATCCGCGCTCCGACACAACGGTAACACGACCACCACCATCGAGCATCGCACCTGCGAGGAGAGCACGAGCACCACCCGAGGGCACCTCCCAGGCTAAGCTCGACCTCTCCTACCCAAAGCACAAGTCACAATCCGCCCCGGGCCCCGACCTGGCCCACCCGAGCACGAACCCTAGATCTGCACCTGCCTCCGGCATACATCCAAGAGAAGGAGGTCACCACCGCCACCCCTTGACACCTGCAACTTGTAGCACCCACGATGCTGTAGCACCTCCAAGTGTGCACCACTGCTTAGCCCCAGCCTAACCCCAACGCTAATCAGGGCCGAACCCGCCATCACGAGCCACCACGCCCAAGACCGAGCCATGGCAGCCATCCAACACCATCTAAGCCCGCGGCGCCTGCCGGCCAAGCTGGCTTCCATAGCGAGGTGCGCACAACCATCAATGTCATCCTCGGCTCTCACCACGAGCAGCTGCCGCTCCGTAGATCTGGTGTGGCAACCCCcatcgccaaaaccaccaccatgcaCCCCGCCGCCCGACCGAAGCACCAGAGGCCACCAATAGCCCCGCGTGCGGCCGCGCCACGCCAATCTTCGATGTCGTGGGAATGAAGAGGCCCCGCCGCCGCTAGCTCCGATCATGCTTTTCCCGGTTGAACCCCGGTGCAGCGGCGGGCTCAGGATCCCCCCGGTCGCCGCACGGGGGTGACCCGGGAGGGAAAAAGGGCCGCATTTAGATATACAAAGGAATTTTGATGTCCATTTTGCGGCGGAAGGCACGAATAAGGGAGGGTCCCAGATACAGAGCAACAGCTCAAGGCGAGTCCGGAGACTTAAAACTAAAAGGCTAGCTAAGGGATTAGTGATGGGGCATCCGTGTGATGGGACGGAAATGACTAAGCCGCTGAATCGCAACGTCCCCCGGCTGGGCCactgatgcatgaacatgatacaTTTGAAAATAACATTAGAGGCATTTCTAGGAATAACTATAAttatttttgcaaataaaatttgACACAATGTCGCTTTTAAATATTGTACCTTTTTATGGTTCTCTAGAAAGTGTTTTTTCACTATAAGGATGTTTTCTATAGTCCACCTttgatgataaaatcttgaaatacaTTCAAATCCAAAAATAACTTGATATTGTTTAAGAATTTTGTTTGGCTAATCTTATAACTTTATATTTTCAAGATAATGGTTGTTAAATTTCATATTTTGACTCTACATATTCCTGAAGATGATAAATTTAGAGAGTTGGAGCGCGtatttgagatcatacaaatcatGTAAAGTAACACATATCCTTATTATACTTTCTGAAGTAAGACTCTTCTTGGTACAACGagctgctatacaaacagtttttaaccccttttcgcgatgGCATTTTGAACGCCGCCTAGTGAGTgttggcgatagggggtccttctcacacgacccagaaaccgccgGTGATAGAGAGTAGAAATGCATACGTTTTGCATAACTAAGTGTATGTGTTGCTGGCATGTATCCCAAACGCGAGTCGTTAGACAACTGTTTGTGATATCTCGCATATCCCAAACGCTCCATCCTTGCTACTGTTTGTGCTTGCATTACTATCGCAGTCGGTTTTCCGTGGTAATACGTTTACGATGCACgccccatcacaaacagttcactattatagaacgtgtatgataagaaGACATCACATACATTTACTTTCCTTGAGTGTTATCCCTATAAAAGTGTAAGAGTGCATACAATTATCCCTATAAGATTGTATGCAGAGCCTTAATATATCCCACAATATTCATCTGTCCTACCCACATCAGATGAGGGCCTATCGCACGCGTTCTTCTATGAGCAAACATTTATGATGTGCACGACATCAAACAGTCCATAATTTCAAGCATGTGTGACAAGGTGACTTTCGCAAAAATTTAATAAGAAGGAACTATGTGTGTTGTTGTTGTTAATCTcacacgttttttcttggctgatcgtgtgtgcagtAGAGATTGATTGCACACGTAGTGGAACCGAGAAACATGTCTGGTCTCTATGTTTATCGCAGACATTTTGCTTTcacaaaccgtgtgcagtgtaatccctaatttacCCTGCATTTATAAATCTCAGATTtttaatttgaaagtaggcaatcacttatttcatattgaaccatgtttattacaaatataggttcaagcacgaatgcataattcgatgcacatgtacatatactAAAAAACTacaaagcaccaagtaaagaatgatgaaccataattgtactaaagactgtaaagagagaggcgaaagacattcttgttgctggagaaggtgaagcggaatgcccattttGTGCCCTCCTACATGCGTAAtgcacgcacgactctaggccaaccccttgtgatggctgcccgccCATCCTTCATTGTCTTCACTAGAACTTCTCGATGCTCACTGTAGTctcgatgaaatactttaaccttcattgtatgtccaccaatcatgtactttgcgaggtaatcttgagtaaactgctttggaaaCCACTACAAACGAAAaatattcagacattgttgtctaacaactcattatgggcagtaaaaagagaaggctacagagtttgtagttaccatcctacaactcactgttgtgttggatagagcgtaAACAAATAATTTgattgccaccattcgtatcttatttctaataatccttatcagtttcctcacttgatgttggttcatgaatatctcattgccccctaCGCAAAAAGGTCAATGTGTGGATCTTTGCCAAGGACATATGTACATACAAGCAacaaagtcaatattagaagctaaaagcGTATAGGTCTGGATCTATattcactacattatggaacgacggggggagtacaagccgagggatgaaactaGCCTCGGCGGAAAATGTTGGCCACTCCCATTGTTGTCCTGcagaagtagtggaaaggcatgataagtacaacaaccttaacgTCAAACAAATATAgccaaggtaaacaacatcatctccaaatgatagcttggatgtgttggtttcagcatgttaTTAAAGCGGATATAAAATGAAAGGGAATGTTACCTAGAACAGGCTTAACAGCcaccaaatattgcaattcaaattggtattgttgaaaatgaatagaacgtagctcatgcttaaacatcacactagataaatgtgtaaaactgaaataaagggcatgtgttaactacacgagGCATAACCGGAACCAAATATAGCCTTCAAACTGGTATTGGTGAAGTCGAGATGCAcaattccgacttgcacataatgaacatcacattgtgaatggctgaaataaacaatgcataaatgATTAGTATAACAACCAAACATAGCCATTTGAAAATTGGACAGAgtctcactccaaccaacctaacaagcaaatacagataaacatggcatatgcttgaaaattgaacaaatgctcactgcaaccaacctaacaagcaaatacaaataaacaaggcatctgcttgaaaactgggCAAATACTCACtgaaaccaacctaacaaccaaatacagataaacaaggcatctgcttgataactggaaaaatgctcactacaaccaacctaacaataaaatacagataaacaaggcatctactcactataaacaaccaaatatagccattcgtgaaactgaagtggacaattcatacttaaacataacATATCCTTATACAAACATTACATTTTTACATAATTGAATTAATTAAACACGGCACAGTTAAAACACCGCATGGCAAAAGCTACTACAACAAATGGTACGGATTGgctagctagaaaaggtaagattttgcTGACAGGCTGTTGCCTCACttgtcatggacgggatccttccagttggaagagcacatacCCATGGTGTGATCAATGATGTCGCGgatgggctgtttcaccttggaagaacctttgtgggtgccctcctcatggtctgctacttcttaagcttgcgttgttttttcccttgaagaggaaagggtgatgcagcaaagtagagataagtatttccctcagtttgagaaccacattatcaatccagtagaaggtacGAGCAAGTcttcaatctatgcacctgcacaaacaatcaaacacttgcacccaacacaataaaggggttgtcaatcccttcacgatcacttgcaaggatgatatccaatagagatagatataaaagattactaaaacataaaacaaaataaaaataaacaaattgCAGTGAagtatttttggttttttggttttatagatctgaaaatatatgatggtaaatagacccgggggccataggtttcactagaggcttctctcttgaagacaaatatacaatgggtgaacaaattactgtcgagcaatttatgGAAAAGCTCAAAGTTATGactatatccaaggcaatgattatgaatataggcatcacgtttgtgtcaagtagaccaaaacgattctgcatctactactattactccacacatcgatcgctatccagcatgcatctagagtattaagttcataagaacggagtaatgctttaagtatgatgacatgatgtagagggataaactcaagcaatatgatataaaccccatctttttacccttgatggcaacaatacaatacgtgcctcgctacctctactttgtcactaggtgaggacaccgcaagattgaacccataactaagcacctctctcattgcaagaagaatcaatctagttggccaaattaaaccaataatttgaagagaaatacaaagatatcaaatcatgcatataagaattcaaagaagattcaaataatattcatagataatctgatcataaatccacaattcatcggatctcgacaaacacaccgcaaaagaatattatatcggatagaactccaagtacATAAAGGATAACATGGTATTGGAGATCATAGAgaaagaacaagccatctagctcctaccaatggacccataggtctatgataaactactcatgcttcatcggtagggcaatagagttgatgtagatgccctccgtgatcgaatccccctccagcacgatgccgaaaaaggccccaagatgggatctcacggcaaCAGAAGCTTGCAGCGACGgaaaaagtattttcgtggatgcttctgatgttggcggaatatttgggaatttataggccaaggtttagggggcgcgcccctaaggcttgtggcctcctcgagggtcttctgacttcatctccaagtcccacgtgtgtcttctggtccaagaaaaatcatcgcaaaagttttattccgtttggactccgtttgatatcccttttctgtaaaactcaaaaacaaggaaaaaaacagaaactggcattgggctctaggttaataggttagtcttaaaaataatataaaatagcatattactgcatataaaacatccaaaatagataatataatagcatggaaaaataaaaaaattatagatacgttggagacgtatcaagcatcctcaagcttaattcctgctcgtcctcgagtaggtaaatgataaaaacagaattttcgatgtggaatgctacctaacatatttatccatgtatttttatttattgtggcatgaatgttcagatccataagattcaaaataaaagtttaatattgacataaaaacaataatacttcaagcatactaataaaacaatcatgtcttctcaaaataacatggctaaagaaagttatccctacaaaatcatatagtctgactatgctccatcttcatcacacaaagtattaaatcatgcacaaccccgatgaaaatccaacaattgtttcatgctttagtattctcaaactttttcaactttcatgcaatacatgagcgtgaggcatggatatagcactataagtggaatagaatatggtggttgtgaagaagacaaaaagaaggagaaagtctcacatcaactaggcggatcaacgggctatggagatgcccatcaatagatatcaatgtgagtgagtggggattgccatgcaacggatgcactagagctataagtgtatgaaagctcaaaaataaactaagtgggtgtgcatccaacttgcttgctcacgaagacc
Above is a window of Triticum dicoccoides isolate Atlit2015 ecotype Zavitan chromosome 5B, WEW_v2.0, whole genome shotgun sequence DNA encoding:
- the LOC119308264 gene encoding AT-hook motif nuclear-localized protein 7-like — encoded protein: MEGRVGIAVAGGHEAALGLFRADVSMAEPQGAAKVEYRSSPSSPSTSPTQSPPQASAGHGGGYAAATPHAWSFGGEQERPSEASAGDNGNGNGMQMAGDGEQVAGLSSERRRGRPRGTGRRQILATLAEWYALSAGGSFTPHVIIVPAREDVAARIMSFSQRGPRSVCILAASGTISNVAFNKPGSSGSSDSTFTYEGLFEILQLTGSFTMAEEGGRKRTGGLSVSLAGPDGRVIGGVVAGMLRAATPIQVIVGSFLPNSLKQHQRRMGLHPQPSAVPALPVADAPPPVLTAAMPISQAAPSNGRHGPPVPMAPLQVHANVEHTATTGPMNLNSSSAGFTMVGWPVGAQPMGHRPSPDTNLCLTPQE